One window of Mixophyes fleayi isolate aMixFle1 chromosome 3, aMixFle1.hap1, whole genome shotgun sequence genomic DNA carries:
- the SPHKAP gene encoding A-kinase anchor protein SPHKAP isoform X3 yields the protein MFGPPDKYGGSDGSSVNDTSTSNLGSSIMACKKVICPSRSTDSIEYWLQNTKNLCKVSLVEDRLESNCTSISFVNINALSEDSSHEALRKKLDKVSPDLQKLINSVRSQELRENEIMLLSGLTNRKCGPTTGTQQVMWPNEICLLQRGRMGKNYSNYILLELNKFLLGLELAQENHLQPDTSPLRTEDDTNCSVSSIEEDFLTASEQLEENSEEENCKGEPPDEIKKVKRKGTESSQNKRSVGINIKKEEPIVYIENWADSERSSKARRPSLVGETLDENIKCKIGRKICSGKLCRSEIHGDQAGESHILPAKMCEVDDFTDSFEDPATTGQYATNLAECVLQDAFIRLSQSDNSFTKEAAVSISASDSGVICKEGSPATSRLWNELPKIVIVQSPDSCDSPTEWVDESHWPEQENPANVSDHWKEEDASSGFKQSTLEVALACAASVIGTISNSQPSEQIKVGHVENMVSEEKDIAEEHIKDMVGFPGVVVEAEFSVPSALCGMTRVASAVAVCGLSEQTQGRYPAPSNGLLVAADASTAVALHCSIALGSSMEKLKDNIAKALLKEAAVMLTSPCKYRNLEEFIESMNEKIMSSVSSCKLAHVGDVVNDDLAHNLSDTILRHSAEDAIQRLQGVEGQHCSSTPSDFVSTTTELLFNVMYFTCKKMSDLVQSGDLPSDFVADNPKSVDSEKGDSPVDDFADLSIIHKSSGQSNESQLTNLYTEQKPEPISHKLSQNEATEGNLVPAVTKAACSKQCLKRERYKRHHNEHRAFSARESTALEDECRYYVLDKGSIEGGMISGSHEKLSCELNISKEFTLSSPLGSSYKLHSTQAVLPQKHPISNYCLTDFADDLAETVVSMATEIAAICLENSNGKQPWFCAWANGSECLLTPCRTVKRKKETSSGGSVVRRHRPPRLSEIKKKTDEHPELKERLMNRVVDESINLEDAPDSVNAFANEVASKIMNLTESSVADSLWQGQNVSRNRLHCDRWIRGKASSYESIPEEDLDAKSLVNTLGPGYLLGQPFSRTSSVSKQSSCESITDEFSRFIVNQMENEGREFELLLDYYAGRNANTILNSALQQISRRNSHLNVRPSCLSKQSSTESITEEFYRYMLKEIDKENKDTYSSRNTAEWTSKLMPPSPRTPFCFRQSSMPCNRSSSARLTVNTPVKANSLDGFARSGSRDFLNIQPVSAMSSTNLCKSDSCLYQRCQTDQATDMLIYETWSSSIEALMRKNKIIVERTDSVDAESSPNGSPAHVDSYANKLAVDSVQSRKSLIVQYQDSLESTNKGSFNYNNNNISQSQCKLLDNQDTLMVTNSTSVHQPGSSTGHMEVPLIQIETEQREETEGEDQGNILEITFLDDISKQIGERSITHVRSSQAKQVTRSFPKGTPRPELPTPLSSSEDSTGSWSQLVNEEENPEDASSFLQLSERSTSNGNCSTTSSIGVIDLEAFIEVIPPIPTPDMKPEKIVTKDLQENLDECTSGLSVGTASCQQEVSVLNIDLDSDCSDCELRTTLQWIAASELGIPTVYFTLSQESSIQKFLEVTRLVQAKSWNVGDIFSALILHSKIQVQGSEAVPSFFDWLLELG from the exons AAACTGGACAAAGTGTCTCCAGATCTACAAAAACTGATAAATTCAGTAAGGTCACAGGAGCTGAGAGAGAACGAGATTATGCTGCTGAGTGGATTAACAAACAGGAAATGTGGGCCGACAACTGGGACCCAACAG GTCATGTGGCCAAACGAGATCTGTCTGTTGCAACGGGGGAGAATGGGGAAAAACTACTCAAATTATATTCTCTTGGAACTAAACAAGTTTCTACTGGGTCTGGAGCTGGCACAAGAGAATCACCTGCAACCTGATACAAGCCCGCTCCGAACCGAGGATGACACCAACTGCTCCGTTTCATCCATAGAGGAGGATTTCCTGACTGCCTCCGAACAGCTAGAAGAGAATAGTGAGGAGGAGAACTGTAAGGGAG AGCCTCCTGATGAGATTAAGAAAGTTAAAAGAAAAGGAACTGAAAGCTCTCAGAACAAAAGAAGTGTAGGGATTAATATTAAAAAAGAGGAACCTATTGTATACATTGAGAACTGGGCAGACTCGGAGAGAAGCTCTAAAGCGAGGAGACCTTCTCTGGTGGGGGAAACCCTTGATGAAAATATTAAGTGTAAAATTGGGAGGAAAATATGCTCTGGCAAATTGTGTAGGAGTGAAATACATGGAGATCAGGCTGGGGAAAGTCATATCCTGCCTGCCAAAATGTGTGAGGTGGACGACTTTACAGACTCTTTTGAAGACCCCGCGACCACAGGCCAGTATGCAACAAATTTGGCTGAGTGTGTGCTGCAGGATGCATTTATTAGACTGTCACAGTCTGACAACTCTTTCACCAAAGAGGCAGCTGTCTCTATCTCAGCTAGTGACTCTGGAGTAATTTGCAAAGAAGGTTCTCCTGCAACATCCCGCTTATGGAATGAACTACCAAAAATTGTAATAGTTCAGAGTCCAGACAGCTGTGACAGCCCAACAGAGTGGGTTGATGAGTCTCACTGGCCTGAGCAGGAGAACCCTGCAAATGTTTCTGACCATTGGAAAGAAGAGGACGCATCTTCTGGTTTCAAACAAAGTACGTTAGAAGTAGCTTTAGCGTGCGCAGCATCAGTAATAGGCACAATCTCCAATTCTCAGCCTTCAGAGCAAATTAAAGTGGGACACGTTGAAAACATGGTTTCAGAAGAGAAAGACATTGCTGAGGAGCACATCAAAGACATGGTGGGATTTCCAGGTGTTGTGGTGGAGGCAGAATTTTCAGTGCCATCTGCTTTGTGTGGAATGACTCGGGTGGCAAGTGCAGTAGCTGTTTGCGGCCTTAGTGAACAAACGCAAGGACGCTATCCTGCCCCATCCAATGGACTTTTGGTAGCAGCGGATGCTTCAACAGCTGTGGCTTTACACTGCAGCATCGCATTGGGAAGTAGCATGGAAAAACTCAAAGACAACATTGCAAAAGCACTGCTGAAAGAAGCAGCTGTAATGTTGACCAGTCCGTGCAAATACAGGAACTTAGAAGAATTTATTGAGTCTATGAATGAAAAAATCATGAGCAGTGTAAGCTCTTGTAAGTTGGCCCATGTGGGTGACGTTGTTAATGATGACCTAGCTCATAACTTATCAGATACAATCCTGAGACATTCAGCTGAGGATGCCATACAAAGGCTGCAGGGTGTTGAGGGCCAGCATTGTTCCAGTACACCAAGTGATTTTGTGTCCACGACTACCGAGCTTCTCTTCAATGTGATGTATTTCACTTGTAAGAAGATGAGTGATCTTGTGCAAAGTGGAGACTTGCCCTCTGATTTTGTAGCTGACAATCCTAAATCTGTAGATTCAGAGAAAGGAGACAGTCCAGTTGATGATTTTGCTGATTTGTCTATAATTCACAAGTCCTCTGGTCAGAGTAATGAAAGCCAGTTAACTAATTTGTACACTGAGCAAAAGCCTGAACCAATTTCACACAAACTATCGCAAAATGAAGCAACAGAAGGCAATTTAGTCCCAGCAGTGACAAAAGCTGCTTGCAGTAAGCAGTGCCTGAAAAGGGAACGTTACAAACGCCACCACAATGAGCACAGAGCCTTCTCAGCAAGGGAAAGTACTGCCTTAGAAGATGAGTGCAGATATTATGTGCTAGACAAAGGATCCATAGAAGGAGGTATGATTTCAGGAAGTCACGAAAAGCTCAGCTGTGAGCTTAACATATCCAAAGAATTCACCTTGAGTTCACCATTGGGGAGTAGTTACAAGTTGCATTCCACTCAGGCTGTTCTTCCACAGAAACATCCCATCAGTAATTACTGCCTAACAGACTTTGCAGATGATTTGGCCGAAACTGTTGTTTCTATGGCCACTGAAATAGCTGCTATATGTTTGGAGAACTCCAATGGAAAGCAACCATGGTTTTGTGCATGGGCAAACGGGAGCGAATGCTTGCTGACCCCTTGCAGGACagtgaaaaggaaaaaagaaacatCCTCAGGGGGGTCAGTTGTTAGAAGGCACAGGCCACCGCGCCTCAGTGAAATAAAAAAGAAGACAGATGAGCACCCAGAGCTTAAAGAACGGCTGATGAACCGAGTAGTGGATGAGTCAATCAACCTTGAAGATGCTCCAGACTCTGTTAATGCATTTGCCAATGAAGTGGCCTCCAAAATAATGAATCTAACAGAGTCATCCGTGGCAGATTCTTTGTGGCAGGGACAAAACGTGTCACGGAACCGACTACACTGTGACAGGTGGATCAGAGGCAAAGCATCCAGTTATGAGAGCATCCCAGAGGAAGATTTAGATGCCAAAAGTCTTGTCAACACGCTTGGTCCCGGATACCTGCTAGGACAACCATTCAGCAGGACCAGCTCAGTGTCCAAACAGTCTAGCTGTGAAAGCATCACTGATGAATTTTCTAGGTTTATAGTGAATCAAATGGAAAATGAGGGAAGAGAATTTGAACTATTGTTAGACTATTATGCTGGgagaaatgcaaatactattctaAACTCTGCATTACAGCAGATTTCTAGGAGAAACAGTCACTTGAATGTGAGACCCAGCTGCCTTTCCAAGCAGTCTAGCACTGAGAGTATAACTGAAGAGTTCTATCGGTATATGTTAAAGGAAATAGACAAGGAAAATAAGGATACTTATTCCAGCAGAAATACTGCAGAATGGACAAGCAAGTTAATGCCTCCCTCACCGCGCACCCCTTTCTGCTTCCGCCAATCATCCATGCCCTGTAACAGATCATCCAGTGCACGTTTGACTGTAAATACTCCGGTCAAAGCAAACTCTCTGGATGGATTTGCAAGGAGTGGCTCTCGAGATTTCCTCAACATTCAACCTGTAAGTGCTATGTCTTCCACAAACCTCTGCAAGTCAGACTCCTGCCTATACCAAAGGTGCCAGACTGACCAAGCTACGGATATGCTAATATATGAGACCTGGTCCAGTTCCATTGAGGCACTGATGCGGAAGAATAAAATCATAGTGGAGAGAACTGATAGCGTAGATGCAGAATCTTCACCGAACGGTTCACCTGCACACGTTGACAGTTACGCTAACAAGCTGGCTGTGGATAGCGTTCAGAGTAGAAAATCTCTTATAGTCCAATACCAAgattcacttgagagcacaaataaGGGAAGCTTTAattataacaataacaatatttcacagagCCAGTGCAAACTTTTAGACAATCAAGACACATTAATGGTCACAAACTCTACATCTGTTCACCAGCCTGGTTCCTCCACCGGACATATGGAAGTACCTCTAATACAGATTGAAACAGAGCAAAGggaagagacagagggagaggacCAAGGAAATATTCTAGAGATCACCTTTCTTGATGACATTTCAAAACAAATTGGAGAGCGAAGCATCACACATGTCAG GTCATCCCAAGCAAAGCAGGTAACTAGGAGCTTTCCAAAGGGGACGCCAAGGCCTGAGCTCCCTACTCCCCTGAGCAGCAGTGAGGATAGCACAGGTAGCTGGTCGCAGCTTGTAAACGAGGAGGAAAACCCAGAGGACGCCAGCAGCTTTCTTCAGCTGAGTGAAAGATCCACAAG TAACGGCAACTGCAGCACAACGAGTAGTATAGGTGTCATAGACCTGGAGGCTTTTATAGAAGTTATTCCACCAATCCCTACACCTGACAT GAAACCAGAGAAGATTGTGACCAAAGATCTGCAGGAAAATCTAGATG AATGTACCTCTGGATTATCAGTCGGCACTGCCAGCTGTCAGCAGGAAGTGTCAGTCTTAAACATTGACCTGGATTCTGATTGCTCGGACTGTGAGCTGCGCACAACTTTGCAGTGGATCGCAGCATCAGAGCTAGGGATTCCCACAGTCTACTTCACACTGTCTCAGGAAAGCAGTATTCAGAAG